One segment of Phaeacidiphilus oryzae TH49 DNA contains the following:
- the kdpF gene encoding K(+)-transporting ATPase subunit F: MSADNLIGLIVSVALVGYLVIALIHPEKF, from the coding sequence GTGAGCGCCGACAACCTGATCGGACTGATCGTCTCCGTCGCCCTCGTCGGCTACCTCGTCATCGCCCTCATCCACCCGGAGAAGTTCTAG
- the kdpC gene encoding potassium-transporting ATPase subunit KdpC has translation MGKPLPTPVRNHLTGLRLLLVFTVLLGLAYPLLMTGIGQGVFHHQANGSLVKVEGKVVGSSLLGQNFELKNGKPDPRWFQPRPSAAGESGYDGASSTASNLGPNDPGLTKTVKQRKAEVAAFNGVSQSQVPPDAVTASGSGLDPDISPQYAAIQVDRVAKARGVDASKVRALVARYTQGRDAGFLGEPRVDVLELNIALQKLS, from the coding sequence ATGGGCAAGCCGCTTCCCACGCCGGTGCGCAACCACCTCACGGGACTTCGCCTGCTGCTGGTGTTCACGGTGCTGCTGGGACTCGCGTACCCGCTGCTGATGACCGGCATCGGGCAGGGCGTCTTCCACCACCAGGCCAACGGGTCGCTGGTGAAGGTCGAAGGAAAGGTCGTCGGGTCTTCGCTGCTGGGCCAGAACTTCGAGCTGAAGAACGGCAAGCCGGACCCCAGGTGGTTCCAGCCGCGGCCGTCCGCGGCGGGGGAGTCCGGGTACGACGGGGCCTCGTCGACGGCGTCGAACCTGGGGCCGAACGACCCCGGGCTGACGAAGACCGTCAAGCAGCGGAAGGCGGAGGTCGCGGCGTTCAACGGCGTCTCGCAGAGCCAGGTCCCGCCGGACGCGGTGACGGCCTCGGGGTCCGGGCTCGACCCCGACATCTCGCCGCAGTACGCCGCGATCCAGGTGGACCGGGTGGCGAAGGCGCGGGGGGTGGACGCGTCCAAGGTGCGCGCGCTGGTCGCGCGGTACACGCAGGGACGTGACGCGGGGTTCCTCGGGGAGCCGCGGGTGGACGTCCTGGAGCTGAACATCGCGCTGCAGAAGCTGAGTTGA
- the ligD gene encoding non-homologous end-joining DNA ligase, producing the protein MAARDTDEDPSESPSEPLGEPLGRLPEEQRRLLRPAGDGGPGQAMLATLSDRRDFGHSGGSGGSNGSGSGGSGGPATEDWLFERKLDGVRLLAERRDGGPVHLRSRTGKRLDGTYPELVDALAAQSRQDFALDGEVVALDRGRTDFSLLQQRSGLTDPDEARASGVAVTYYLFDLLRLDGQDTTRLPQRTRKALLRDALDFRDPLRWTAHRNRNGHDLLADACARGWEGLIAKRGDAPYQHRRSGDWLKLKCGGGQEFVIGGFTEPQRSRVGLGALLLGYYQDGELRYAGKVGTGFDTRTLRELRSRLDELALGSPPFADRVRERAPHWARPELVAQIGFTEWTRDGMLRHPRYLGLRHDKPAREVVREVPRERAGRQEERTR; encoded by the coding sequence ATGGCCGCACGGGACACGGACGAGGACCCCAGCGAATCCCCCAGCGAACCCCTCGGCGAACCCCTCGGCCGGCTGCCGGAGGAGCAGCGACGGCTGCTGCGCCCGGCCGGGGACGGGGGCCCGGGGCAGGCGATGCTGGCCACCCTCAGCGACCGCCGCGACTTCGGGCACTCCGGCGGCTCCGGCGGCTCCAACGGCTCCGGCTCCGGTGGGTCCGGTGGCCCGGCTACGGAGGACTGGCTCTTCGAGCGGAAGCTGGACGGCGTGCGGCTGCTCGCCGAGCGCCGCGACGGCGGCCCGGTGCACCTCCGCTCGCGCACCGGCAAGCGCCTGGACGGCACCTATCCGGAACTGGTCGACGCCCTGGCCGCGCAGAGCCGGCAGGACTTCGCCCTGGACGGCGAGGTGGTCGCCCTCGACCGCGGACGCACCGACTTCTCGCTGCTCCAGCAGCGCAGCGGGCTGACCGACCCGGACGAGGCCAGGGCCAGCGGGGTGGCGGTCACCTACTACCTCTTCGACCTGCTGCGACTTGACGGCCAGGACACCACCCGGCTGCCGCAGCGCACCCGCAAGGCGCTGCTGCGCGACGCCCTCGACTTCCGCGACCCGCTGCGCTGGACCGCCCACCGCAACCGCAACGGCCACGACCTGCTGGCCGACGCCTGCGCACGCGGCTGGGAGGGGCTGATCGCCAAGCGCGGCGACGCCCCGTACCAGCACCGGCGCTCCGGGGACTGGCTGAAGCTGAAATGCGGCGGCGGGCAGGAGTTCGTCATCGGGGGGTTCACCGAGCCGCAGCGCAGCCGGGTCGGGCTGGGCGCCCTGCTGCTCGGCTACTACCAGGACGGGGAGCTGCGCTACGCCGGAAAGGTCGGCACCGGTTTCGACACCCGCACCCTGCGCGAACTCCGCTCCCGGCTGGACGAGTTGGCGCTGGGCAGCCCGCCGTTCGCGGACCGGGTCCGGGAGCGGGCGCCGCACTGGGCGCGCCCGGAACTGGTGGCGCAGATCGGCTTCACCGAGTGGACCCGGGACGGGATGCTGCGCCACCCCCGCTACCTCGGGCTCCGGCACGACAAGCCGGCCCGGGAGGTCGTCCGCGAGGTCCCGCGCGAGCGGGCCGGCCGGCAGGAGGAGAGGACTCGATGA
- the kdpA gene encoding potassium-transporting ATPase subunit KdpA, with protein sequence MNPTLAGLLQALALVAALALSYRPLGDYMAHTLTTRKHLGLERGVYKLIGVNGDAEQTWAAYVRSVLAFSAVSVLFLYLLQRLQSHLFLSLGMKPVGPGMSFNTAASFVTNTNWQSYSGESTLGHLVQMAGLAVQNFVSAAVGIAVVAALIRGFTRKKTEHVGNFWVDLTRVTLRVLAPLAVVFCIVLMAGGLVENFHGIQQIHTLSGGTQNIPGGPVASQEVIKELGTNGGGFYNANSAHPFENANPFTNWLEIYLLLVISFSLPRTFGRMVGDNRQGYAVVSVMGLFWTASAALNTFFEWQHSGTALHAAGAAMEGKEVAFGIPGSALFATSTTLTSTGAVDSFHDSFSPGGGGLTIFNMMLGEIAPGGTGSGLYGMLVLAVITVFVAGLMVGRTPEYLGKKLNGQVMKFAALYILTTPALVLVGTGIAMSFTGERNAMLNSGAHGFSEVLYAFTSAANNNGSAFAGLTVTGNFWEVMLGLAMLFGRFLPMIFILALAGSLARQQPVPTGTGTLPTHRPLFVGMLSAVVLIVVGLTYFPALALGPLAEGLH encoded by the coding sequence GTGAACCCGACACTCGCGGGCCTGCTGCAGGCGCTCGCTCTGGTGGCGGCGCTGGCGCTGTCGTACCGCCCGCTGGGCGACTACATGGCGCACACCCTCACCACGCGGAAGCACCTCGGGCTGGAGAGAGGCGTCTACAAGCTGATCGGCGTGAACGGTGACGCCGAGCAGACCTGGGCCGCCTATGTCCGCAGCGTGCTGGCGTTCTCGGCCGTCTCGGTGCTCTTCCTGTACCTGCTGCAGCGCCTGCAGAGCCACCTCTTCCTCTCGCTGGGAATGAAGCCGGTCGGCCCCGGCATGTCCTTCAACACCGCGGCCTCCTTCGTCACCAACACCAACTGGCAGTCGTACTCGGGGGAGTCGACGCTCGGCCACCTGGTGCAGATGGCCGGTCTGGCGGTGCAGAACTTCGTGTCGGCCGCGGTGGGCATCGCCGTGGTGGCCGCACTGATCCGCGGTTTCACCCGGAAGAAGACCGAGCACGTCGGCAATTTCTGGGTGGATCTGACCCGCGTCACCCTGCGGGTGCTGGCTCCGCTGGCGGTGGTCTTCTGCATCGTGCTGATGGCCGGCGGCCTGGTGGAGAACTTCCACGGGATCCAGCAGATCCACACCCTCAGCGGAGGCACCCAGAACATCCCGGGCGGTCCTGTGGCCTCCCAGGAGGTCATCAAGGAGCTGGGCACCAACGGCGGCGGCTTCTACAACGCCAACTCCGCCCACCCCTTCGAGAACGCCAACCCGTTCACCAACTGGCTGGAGATCTACCTCCTGCTGGTGATCTCGTTCTCGCTGCCGCGCACCTTCGGCAGGATGGTCGGCGACAACCGGCAGGGCTACGCCGTCGTCTCGGTGATGGGCCTGTTCTGGACCGCCTCGGCCGCGCTGAACACCTTCTTCGAGTGGCAGCACAGCGGCACCGCGCTGCACGCGGCGGGCGCGGCGATGGAGGGCAAGGAGGTCGCCTTCGGCATTCCGGGCTCGGCGCTCTTCGCCACCTCGACGACGCTGACCTCGACCGGTGCGGTGGACTCCTTCCACGACTCGTTCAGCCCGGGCGGCGGCGGCCTGACGATCTTCAACATGATGCTCGGTGAGATCGCGCCCGGCGGTACCGGCTCCGGCCTCTACGGGATGCTGGTGCTGGCGGTCATCACGGTCTTTGTCGCCGGACTGATGGTCGGGCGGACCCCCGAGTACCTGGGGAAGAAGCTCAACGGCCAGGTGATGAAGTTCGCCGCGCTCTACATCCTCACCACCCCGGCGCTGGTGCTGGTCGGCACCGGCATCGCGATGAGCTTCACGGGTGAGCGCAACGCCATGCTCAACAGCGGGGCGCACGGCTTCTCGGAAGTGCTCTACGCCTTCACCTCGGCGGCCAACAACAACGGATCGGCCTTCGCCGGGCTCACGGTGACCGGGAACTTCTGGGAGGTCATGCTCGGCCTGGCGATGCTCTTCGGCCGCTTCCTGCCGATGATCTTCATCCTCGCGCTCGCCGGATCGCTGGCCCGCCAGCAACCCGTGCCCACCGGCACCGGAACCCTGCCCACCCACCGCCCGCTCTTCGTCGGAATGCTCTCCGCCGTGGTGCTGATCGTGGTCGGCCTCACCTACTTCCCGGCCCTGGCACTCGGGCCGCTCGCGGAAGGTCTCCACTGA
- the ligD gene encoding non-homologous end-joining DNA ligase, which produces MSAKTEARTFRVSGRSVELSRAEKVLFPDDGITKADLAEYYRAASARMLPQLRGRPLMLERHPDGIGDAGFMQKDVPDYFPDWIHRVELPKEGGTVSYPLAEDAAALVYLVGQGCTTLHRFLSRADRPDDPDRIVFDLDPPGDDFAPVREAALRLRPLLEEELRLPTQVMTTGSRGLHVIVPLDGRSSFDEAREFARGVAEVLAGRYPESLTTAPRKQARKGRLYLDVQRNGYGQTAVTPYAVRARPGAPIAAPITWEDVEDPELGPRRWTLADADALLADDPWSPSPRGRSLAAAARRLSALAE; this is translated from the coding sequence ATGAGCGCGAAGACGGAGGCCAGGACCTTCCGGGTGAGCGGGCGGAGCGTCGAGCTCAGCCGGGCGGAGAAGGTGCTCTTCCCCGACGACGGGATCACCAAGGCCGACCTGGCCGAGTACTACCGGGCCGCGTCCGCGCGGATGCTGCCGCAGTTGCGCGGCAGGCCGCTGATGCTGGAACGCCACCCGGACGGCATCGGCGACGCCGGCTTCATGCAGAAGGACGTCCCGGACTACTTCCCGGACTGGATCCACCGCGTCGAACTGCCCAAGGAGGGCGGCACGGTGAGCTATCCGCTGGCCGAGGATGCCGCCGCGCTGGTCTACCTGGTCGGGCAGGGCTGCACCACCCTCCACCGGTTCCTCTCCCGGGCCGACCGGCCCGACGACCCCGACCGGATCGTCTTCGACCTCGACCCGCCGGGCGACGACTTCGCCCCGGTCCGGGAGGCCGCGCTGCGACTGCGGCCCCTCCTGGAGGAGGAGTTGAGGCTGCCGACCCAGGTGATGACGACCGGCTCGCGGGGGCTCCACGTGATCGTGCCGCTGGACGGCAGGTCCTCGTTCGACGAGGCGCGGGAGTTCGCGCGGGGGGTCGCCGAGGTGCTGGCCGGCCGGTACCCCGAGAGCCTCACCACGGCGCCGCGCAAGCAGGCCCGGAAGGGCCGGCTCTACCTGGACGTCCAGCGCAACGGCTACGGGCAGACGGCGGTCACCCCGTACGCCGTGCGCGCCCGGCCGGGCGCCCCCATCGCGGCCCCGATCACCTGGGAGGACGTCGAGGACCCCGAGCTGGGCCCGCGCCGCTGGACCCTCGCCGACGCGGACGCCCTGCTGGCGGACGACCCGTGGTCCCCGTCCCCGCGCGGCCGCTCCCTCGCCGCGGCGGCCCGCCGGCTCTCCGCCCTCGCGGAGTGA
- a CDS encoding DUF3592 domain-containing protein, with the protein MGSVGTASAATLGLFLGIGGAVAYLAGVQGLREAQRLLRVGVPARALVKTAAGAGGVRPLLQFTTREGAVLEVYSPVPPSRARPLADGQEVDLAYDPLDPRQVVVRGRARLGLEYAFLALGGAAVLGALALFALL; encoded by the coding sequence ATGGGATCCGTCGGAACGGCGAGTGCCGCGACGCTGGGGTTGTTCCTCGGGATCGGCGGAGCGGTCGCCTATCTCGCGGGCGTGCAGGGGCTGCGCGAGGCGCAGCGGCTGCTGCGGGTGGGGGTGCCGGCGCGTGCGCTGGTGAAGACCGCGGCGGGGGCCGGCGGCGTCCGGCCGCTGCTGCAGTTCACCACGCGGGAGGGGGCGGTGCTGGAGGTGTACTCCCCGGTCCCGCCATCCCGCGCCCGGCCGCTGGCCGACGGCCAGGAGGTCGACCTCGCCTACGACCCGCTGGACCCCCGGCAGGTGGTGGTGCGCGGCCGCGCCCGCCTGGGCCTGGAGTACGCGTTCCTGGCCTTGGGCGGCGCCGCGGTGCTGGGCGCGCTGGCGCTGTTCGCGCTGCTGTAG
- a CDS encoding ABC transporter ATP-binding protein produces the protein MKPPEINWTPPKRAAGESAPPRQLRRIVRLFRPYRVQLLVVGLLVGASSLVSVASPFLLRGILDDAIPHGRTGLLSLLALGMIVIAVANSVFSVLQTYLSTSVGQRVMHDLRSSVYAHLQRMPLAFFTRTRTGEVQSRIANDIGGMQSTVTTTATSLVSNFTTVVATVIAMIALDWKLTVVSLVLLPLFVWISRRVGTERRRIAGQRQKQLAVISSVMQESLSVSGILLGRTMGRSRALSADFERESQALADLEVRADMAGRWRQSTIQIVMACMPAVIYWVAGMLTAGQAGASIGTLVAFTTLQQNLFRPTVSLLQVGVSVQTSLALFQRIFEYLDLVPGITERPNALTPHRRAAGHVRFENVDFRYEAAQPRPTLSGIDLDIPAGGSLAVVGETGSGKTTLSYLVPRLYDVDAGRVTIDGTDVRDLSFEALAAAVGVVSQETYLFHASVADNLRFAKPDATDEELVAAARAARIHDHIAGLPDGYDTLVGERGYRFSGGEKQRLAIARTILRDPPVLVLDEATSALDTRTEAAVQSAIDALSAGRTTITIAHRLSTVRDADQIVVLDHGEVAEVGSHAKLMSLGGRYAALVERDSDVATAA, from the coding sequence GTGAAACCACCCGAGATCAACTGGACCCCGCCGAAGCGCGCGGCGGGGGAATCCGCACCGCCGCGCCAACTGCGCCGGATCGTCCGGCTCTTCCGGCCCTACCGGGTCCAGCTCCTCGTGGTGGGACTGCTGGTGGGCGCCTCGTCCCTGGTGTCCGTCGCCTCCCCGTTCCTGCTCCGCGGGATCCTGGACGACGCCATCCCGCACGGCCGCACCGGCCTCCTCTCGCTGCTCGCCCTGGGCATGATCGTCATCGCCGTGGCGAACTCGGTCTTCTCCGTCCTCCAGACCTATCTGAGCACCTCCGTGGGCCAGCGGGTGATGCACGACCTCCGCTCCTCGGTCTACGCCCATCTCCAGCGGATGCCGCTGGCCTTCTTCACCCGGACCCGCACCGGCGAGGTGCAGTCCAGGATCGCCAACGACATCGGCGGAATGCAGTCCACCGTCACCACCACGGCCACCTCGCTGGTGTCCAACTTCACCACCGTGGTGGCGACGGTCATCGCGATGATCGCGCTGGACTGGAAGCTGACCGTCGTCTCGCTGGTGCTCCTCCCGCTCTTCGTGTGGATCAGCCGGCGGGTCGGCACCGAGCGGCGCCGGATAGCCGGCCAGCGGCAGAAGCAGCTCGCCGTGATCTCCTCGGTGATGCAGGAGTCCCTCTCCGTCAGCGGCATCCTCCTCGGCCGGACCATGGGCCGCTCGCGCGCCCTCAGCGCGGACTTCGAGCGGGAGTCCCAGGCGCTGGCGGACCTGGAGGTCCGCGCCGACATGGCCGGCCGCTGGCGGCAGTCCACCATCCAGATCGTGATGGCCTGCATGCCCGCGGTCATCTACTGGGTCGCCGGGATGCTCACCGCCGGCCAGGCGGGGGCGTCCATCGGCACGCTGGTGGCCTTCACCACCCTCCAGCAGAATCTGTTCCGCCCGACCGTCTCCCTCCTCCAGGTCGGCGTCTCCGTGCAGACCTCGCTGGCGCTCTTCCAGCGCATCTTCGAGTACCTGGACCTGGTCCCCGGCATCACCGAGCGGCCGAACGCGCTGACCCCGCACCGGCGGGCGGCCGGCCACGTCCGCTTCGAGAACGTCGACTTCCGCTACGAGGCGGCGCAGCCGCGGCCCACCCTCAGCGGCATCGACCTCGACATCCCGGCCGGCGGCTCGCTCGCCGTGGTCGGCGAGACCGGCTCCGGCAAGACCACCCTCAGCTACCTCGTCCCCCGGCTGTACGACGTCGACGCCGGGCGGGTGACCATCGACGGGACGGACGTCCGGGACCTCTCCTTCGAGGCGCTGGCGGCGGCGGTCGGGGTGGTCTCCCAGGAGACCTACCTCTTCCACGCCTCGGTCGCCGACAACCTCCGCTTCGCCAAGCCGGACGCGACCGACGAGGAGCTGGTCGCGGCGGCGCGGGCGGCGCGGATCCACGACCACATCGCCGGCCTGCCGGACGGCTACGACACCCTGGTCGGCGAGCGCGGCTACCGCTTCTCCGGGGGCGAGAAGCAGCGCCTGGCCATCGCGCGGACCATCCTCCGCGACCCGCCGGTCCTGGTCCTGGACGAGGCGACGTCCGCGCTCGACACCCGCACCGAGGCGGCGGTGCAGTCGGCGATCGACGCGCTGTCCGCGGGGCGGACCACGATCACCATCGCCCACCGGTTGTCCACCGTCCGGGACGCGGACCAGATCGTGGTCCTGGACCACGGAGAGGTCGCCGAGGTCGGCAGCCACGCGAAGCTGATGTCCCTCGGCGGCAGGTACGCCGCGCTGGTCGAACGCGACAGCGACGTCGCGACGGCGGCGTAG
- a CDS encoding Na+/H+ antiporter: MSELTVILLLVALATVVATGARRWSLPAPSVLVVVGVLVGLLPFVPDIAVSPEVISVGVLPPLLYASAEEISARDLKQVWRPVTVLAIGLVLATAVAVAVVARLVSPLSGGMAFVLGAVLASTDPVAVTALGRRLSLPPRIQVMVQSESLFNDATSLVLFKVAVGGAVAAGAFSLPHAVGQFGLLAGGGAAIGAAVAGVVMLIRRRTEDPVLETVIALVTPYAAYVLAEDAHTSGVMGVVVAGVILGGTGHRLTNAQIRLQVHAVYDTVVFLLESVVFAVIGLELPSLIHDLRPDERGWAWGVLAVAATVIALRMLWVFPMTALMARRRGQEHLSWRVPMVVTWAGTRGVMPLAAALTIPLAAGDGLPLPHRSLVLVMTTGVVVLTLVLQGFSLAPVVRRSGIALEPEATAREQADAEKLLAAAGLAELEQLAELDAAPDVVVDQLRRGLTARIEDAAAGSPDTESDRSDSLLSAHRELRRALIAAETAELRRLYASHRITDATRRRLQRTLDLEEAGLGD; this comes from the coding sequence ATGTCCGAGTTGACCGTCATCCTGCTGCTCGTGGCCCTGGCCACCGTGGTGGCGACCGGCGCCCGGCGCTGGAGCCTGCCGGCACCGTCCGTGCTGGTGGTGGTGGGGGTGCTGGTCGGGCTGCTGCCCTTCGTGCCCGACATCGCCGTCTCCCCCGAGGTGATCAGCGTTGGCGTGCTGCCTCCGCTGCTCTACGCCTCCGCGGAGGAGATCTCCGCGCGCGACCTCAAGCAGGTGTGGCGGCCGGTCACGGTGCTCGCCATCGGCCTTGTGCTGGCCACCGCGGTGGCGGTGGCGGTGGTCGCCCGGCTGGTCTCGCCGCTCAGCGGGGGGATGGCCTTCGTCCTCGGCGCGGTGCTGGCCTCCACCGACCCGGTGGCCGTGACCGCGCTGGGCCGCCGGCTGTCGCTGCCGCCGCGGATACAGGTCATGGTGCAGTCCGAGTCGCTCTTCAACGACGCCACCTCGCTGGTGCTCTTCAAGGTGGCGGTCGGGGGCGCGGTCGCGGCCGGAGCCTTCTCCCTGCCGCACGCGGTGGGCCAGTTCGGGCTGCTGGCCGGCGGCGGGGCGGCGATAGGGGCGGCGGTCGCCGGCGTGGTGATGCTGATCCGCCGGCGCACCGAGGACCCGGTGCTGGAGACGGTGATCGCGCTGGTCACCCCGTACGCGGCCTATGTGCTGGCGGAGGACGCCCACACCTCCGGGGTGATGGGCGTGGTGGTCGCCGGCGTGATCCTCGGCGGGACCGGCCACCGCCTCACCAACGCCCAGATCCGCCTTCAGGTGCACGCCGTCTACGACACGGTGGTCTTCCTGCTGGAAAGCGTGGTCTTCGCCGTCATCGGCCTCGAACTGCCCTCCCTCATCCACGATCTGAGGCCCGACGAGCGCGGCTGGGCCTGGGGCGTGCTGGCGGTCGCGGCGACGGTGATCGCGCTGCGGATGCTGTGGGTGTTCCCGATGACCGCGCTGATGGCCCGCCGGCGGGGGCAGGAGCACCTCTCCTGGCGGGTGCCGATGGTGGTCACCTGGGCCGGCACCCGCGGCGTCATGCCGCTGGCCGCCGCGCTGACCATCCCGCTGGCGGCGGGCGACGGGCTGCCGCTGCCGCACCGCTCGCTGGTGCTGGTGATGACGACCGGGGTGGTCGTCCTCACCCTCGTCCTCCAGGGCTTCAGCCTGGCGCCGGTGGTACGCCGCTCCGGCATCGCGCTGGAGCCGGAGGCGACCGCGCGCGAACAGGCCGATGCGGAGAAGCTGCTGGCCGCGGCCGGCCTCGCCGAACTCGAGCAGCTCGCCGAGCTCGACGCCGCGCCGGACGTCGTCGTCGACCAGCTCCGCCGCGGCCTCACCGCCCGCATAGAGGATGCCGCGGCGGGCTCCCCGGACACCGAGAGCGACCGCTCCGACTCCCTGCTGTCCGCCCACCGCGAACTCCGCCGCGCGCTCATCGCCGCCGAGACCGCCGAGCTCCGCCGCCTCTACGCGTCCCACCGCATCACCGACGCGACCCGCCGCCGCCTCCAGCGCACCCTCGACCTCGAGGAGGCGGGCCTCGGCGACTGA
- the kdpB gene encoding potassium-transporting ATPase subunit KdpB, with translation MTVPQTPTVPSPAPAAPEGQQPPQTPVEHRVGGGLMDPGMLVRSLPDAMRKLDPRVMVRNPVMFVVEIGSVLTTVSAIRVESAFAWVIAAWLWLTVVFANLAEAVAEGRGKAQADTLRRTKTDTTARRVVGDWVPGAPAAAVREEEVPATGLRLGDFVIVEAGQTIPGDGDVVEGVASVDESAITGESAPVIRESGGDRSAVTGGTRVLSDRVVVKITSEPGKTFIDRMIALVEGAARQKTPNEIALNILLASLTVVFLLAVVTLQPMAAYAGAEQSLVVLVALLVALIPTTIGALLSAIGIAGMDRLVQRNVLAMSGRAVEAAGDVSTLLLDKTGTITFGNRQAAEFLPVGGVPITELADATQLSSLADETPEGRSIVVLAKERYGLRAREQGELAHAEWIGFTAQTRMSGVDLDEPSGTHRVRKGAAGSIRSWVEDGGGTVGADLEETVERISGMGGTPLVVAERRGGQPARVLGVIHLKDVVKHGIRERFEDLRRMGIKTVMITGDNPLTAKAIAEEAGVDDFLAEATPEDKMALIKREQAGGKLVAMTGDGTNDAPALAQADVGVAMNTGTMAAKEAGNMVDLDSNPTKLIEIVEIGKQLLITRGALTTFSIANDVAKYFAIIPAMFAGVYPGLRHLNIMGLHSPTSAITSAIVFNALIIIGLIPLALRGVKYRPSSASSLLRRNLGIYGVGGLILPFVGIKLIDLVVQFIPGLR, from the coding sequence ATGACCGTGCCCCAGACCCCCACCGTCCCGTCCCCGGCGCCGGCCGCGCCGGAGGGGCAGCAGCCGCCGCAGACGCCTGTGGAGCACCGCGTCGGCGGCGGGCTGATGGACCCCGGAATGCTCGTCAGGTCCCTCCCGGACGCGATGAGGAAGCTCGACCCCCGGGTGATGGTCAGGAACCCGGTGATGTTCGTGGTGGAGATCGGCTCCGTGCTGACCACCGTCTCGGCGATCCGGGTGGAGTCGGCCTTCGCCTGGGTGATCGCCGCCTGGCTGTGGCTGACCGTCGTCTTCGCCAACCTGGCGGAGGCGGTGGCCGAGGGCCGCGGCAAGGCGCAGGCCGACACCCTGCGCAGGACCAAGACCGACACCACCGCCCGCCGGGTGGTGGGCGACTGGGTGCCGGGCGCGCCCGCGGCGGCCGTCCGCGAGGAGGAGGTGCCGGCCACCGGGCTGCGGCTGGGCGACTTCGTGATCGTCGAGGCGGGGCAGACCATCCCCGGCGACGGCGACGTCGTCGAGGGCGTGGCCAGCGTCGACGAGTCGGCGATCACCGGCGAGTCGGCCCCGGTCATCCGGGAGTCCGGCGGTGACCGCTCGGCGGTGACCGGCGGCACCAGGGTGCTCTCCGACCGGGTCGTCGTGAAGATCACCTCGGAGCCCGGGAAGACCTTCATCGACCGGATGATCGCCCTGGTCGAGGGGGCGGCCCGGCAGAAGACCCCGAACGAGATCGCGCTGAACATCCTCCTCGCCTCGCTCACCGTCGTCTTCCTGCTGGCGGTCGTCACCCTGCAGCCGATGGCCGCGTACGCCGGGGCCGAGCAGTCCCTCGTGGTGCTGGTGGCCCTGCTGGTCGCGCTGATACCGACGACGATCGGGGCGCTGCTCTCGGCCATCGGCATCGCCGGGATGGACCGGCTGGTGCAGCGGAACGTGCTGGCGATGTCGGGGCGCGCGGTCGAGGCCGCCGGGGACGTCTCCACTCTGCTGCTGGACAAGACCGGGACGATCACCTTCGGCAACCGCCAGGCGGCGGAATTCCTGCCGGTCGGCGGGGTGCCGATCACCGAACTGGCCGATGCCACCCAGCTGTCCAGTCTCGCCGACGAGACGCCCGAGGGGCGGTCGATCGTCGTGCTGGCCAAGGAGAGGTACGGGCTGCGGGCGCGCGAGCAGGGGGAGTTGGCGCACGCGGAGTGGATCGGGTTCACGGCCCAGACCCGGATGTCGGGCGTCGACCTGGACGAGCCGTCCGGCACCCACCGGGTGCGCAAGGGCGCGGCCGGGTCGATCCGGAGCTGGGTCGAGGACGGCGGCGGCACGGTCGGCGCCGACCTGGAGGAGACCGTCGAGCGGATCTCCGGGATGGGCGGCACGCCGCTGGTCGTCGCCGAGAGGCGCGGCGGGCAGCCGGCCCGGGTGCTGGGCGTCATCCACCTCAAGGACGTCGTCAAGCACGGCATCCGGGAGCGCTTCGAGGACCTGCGCCGGATGGGCATCAAGACGGTCATGATCACTGGCGACAACCCGCTGACCGCCAAGGCCATCGCGGAGGAGGCCGGCGTGGACGACTTCCTCGCCGAGGCCACGCCCGAGGACAAGATGGCCCTCATCAAGAGGGAGCAGGCGGGCGGCAAGCTGGTCGCGATGACCGGCGACGGGACGAACGACGCCCCGGCGCTGGCCCAGGCGGACGTCGGCGTGGCGATGAACACCGGCACCATGGCCGCCAAGGAGGCCGGCAACATGGTGGACCTGGACTCCAATCCGACCAAGCTGATCGAGATCGTGGAGATCGGCAAGCAGTTGCTGATCACCCGGGGCGCGCTGACCACCTTCTCCATCGCCAACGACGTGGCGAAGTACTTCGCCATCATCCCGGCGATGTTCGCGGGGGTGTATCCGGGGCTGCGGCACCTCAACATCATGGGGCTGCACTCGCCGACCTCGGCGATCACCTCGGCGATCGTCTTCAACGCGCTGATCATCATCGGGCTGATCCCGCTGGCGCTGCGGGGGGTCAAGTACCGGCCGTCGAGCGCGAGTTCGCTGCTGCGCAGAAACCTCGGCATCTACGGGGTGGGCGGGCTGATCCTGCCGTTCGTCGGGATCAAGCTGATCGATCTCGTCGTGCAGTTCATTCCGGGCCTCCGGTAG